TGGATTTAGTGCCTGTTTAAAATGCCTCATTATACGCTTAATGTGAATTAGCGGTGAGACCCCCTAAAGGGTTCAACAGTTCCTTCAACGGAGGGAACCTCCGCAACGGACTGTTGAACCGCGTCGCCGTTAGGCGCAAGGGAATGCTGACCAAGAAAAAAAGCTGATTCTTCCATTTCTATCCAAAATTTGTCTGTAAAAACCAAAATATAATACTGGGGGAACTTTCCCCCAGACCCCCTGTTGGGGACGTTACGACCCTCCCCAAACCCCTTCCGTAAACATTAACCATGACCATGACTTTACTCATCAACTAATTTCTAGCTATCTGGATGAAAAATTGAATCTGCTTGAGTTAGGTTCTCAAAAAATCTTTATTTCTCTTAAAATATTGGACTTTTTATAAGCTGATAGTTAAAAAGTCAATTCACATTAGACGTAGTTTATAGCTTTTAGCTTTAAGAAAAGAGTAGCTATTATCTTTTGATAATCTCTTGTTCATCAGACTGAAGGCATAGAATATTATAGAGAAGCAAGCAGATTAATTCATTGCCTAAGCTATTAATAAAGACTTTAATCATAAATTAACTATGAATGATCGAGAACTACTAAGCCGTATTACTACCAATTCTGAAGTAATGGTAGGAAAACCCGTAATTCAAGGGACACGCCTTACGGTAGAATATATTCTCAATCTTTTGGGTCACGGTGCATCAATAGCAGAGATTATTGAAGAATATGATGGTTTAGTAGAAGCAGATATTAGAGCTTATTTATTGTTTGCTTCTCAATCTCTAGAAACTACAGCATTTATGCCACTAAGTAGGTGAAAAGTAGGTGAAATTTATAAAATGCGTTTCTTAGTAGATGAGTGTGCTGGTATTAAATTGGCTTTTTGGCTGAGAGAACAAGGTTACGAAGTATTTTCAGTTTATGAAGAGGATATCTGAACAGGGCTATTTCATTCTGACTATAATTAATCAAGAAATGAATTTCTTGGCTTA
This DNA window, taken from Pleurocapsa sp. FMAR1, encodes the following:
- a CDS encoding DUF433 domain-containing protein, giving the protein MNDRELLSRITTNSEVMVGKPVIQGTRLTVEYILNLLGHGASIAEIIEEYDGLVEADIRAYLLFASQSLETTAFMPLSR